The DNA region TATCTCCTTGTTTAGCAGCTTCATGCCAACTACGCAATAGTAAACAGAATTGAGGGAAAACATCTGAACATTCAAACACACGCTCAAAATTATCAATAGCAAAAACTAAAGGGCTATTGTTAAGGGATAGCAAATATTTTTGAAAATAACGAGTACAGTTTTTATTTAAACTGTAAATATCTTGCCAGTGTTTATCTAGTTGGGGTTCTAGCTCCAGGCTGTCAGCAACATCAACGCACAGCCATTGTAAGAATGTTTTTAAATCAGTAAGGATATGGTTATCAGCAAGTTTTAAATCTAATTTTGCTGTTTGATAACCTTGTTCTCTAGCATAGTTTAGTACTTTCTCTAGCAGTAGTGTTTTCCCCATCTTTTGAGGGGCTTTAATTCTAATTAAAGCCCCAGGCTGCACAATTGCGTCATAGCAGTTTTGCTCCTTTGGAGGTCGTTCAACATATATGTCTGTGTTTGTTGTTGAGACAGAATTCTCAGTATAAGAAAGTTTGTCTTTTAAAACTGGTATTTGCCCTTGTGAAATGTCTTCCATTTGAATGGCAACTAAACCTTCTTCAAAAGCTCTTTGGAATACACCTTGAGTTTCTGAATTTTCGTAACCCAATCCATCATAAAATCCTTGAGCAAATACAATTGCAGCTTTGTCACCAATGGGCTGGTTCATGCCAATTGCATAATTAATATGTTGGCTAATTGCATGGGCTGGTTTAGCTGAGTAGCAGGCATTGAGTAAGACGCAGTTCACATAATCGGCGTGTAACTTAAATAGCGAAGCTAAACCTTCTGCTGAAACAGGTTTGTTGTTCCCGCCATCATCTTCTAGCAACAAACTGCCATCTTCTAAG from Aulosira sp. FACHB-615 includes:
- a CDS encoding AAA-like domain-containing protein, which produces MLLEDDGGNNKPVSAEGLASLFKLHADYVNCVLLNACYSAKPAHAISQHINYAIGMNQPIGDKAAIVFAQGFYDGLGYENSETQGVFQRAFEEGLVAIQMEDISQGQIPVLKDKLSYTENSVSTTNTDIYVERPPKEQNCYDAIVQPGALIRIKAPQKMGKTLLLEKVLNYAREQGYQTAKLDLKLADNHILTDLKTFLQWLCVDVADSLELEPQLDKHWQDIYSLNKNCTRYFQKYLLSLNNSPLVFAIDNFERVFECSDVFPQFCLLLRSWHEAAKQGDKTGNIWKKLRLVIVHSTEKYPDLDTNHSPFNVGVTIELPEFNLQQVQDLAKQYGLTEQDLSEVVNLVGGHPSLVQQAIAHLKSQQTTLEELLKLAPTEQGIFSDHLRQQLWHLQHNPQLEAGYKRVVMNEIPVRLDTEVAFKLHSLGLVKLFSNDCIPSYDLYRQYFSTRLG